In Myxococcus guangdongensis, one genomic interval encodes:
- a CDS encoding type II 3-dehydroquinate dehydratase, which produces MGMRLLVLHGPNLNLLGVREGGRGLSDLDAALKARAKSLGMELTLLQSNHEGVLLDALAAHREKVDGILVNPAGLFGSYALKEGLELVGLPAIEVMLRPPARESVVAEACVLQVHGAGGFEPYLEALETFASGVFTPGSAGTSTSADDEDDDIIRSPRKSKAAPAKALALAPGKTLGRKSSSDAAAAPEPKGGKMLGRKPSTSKDAAPEPKGGKSLSLGRGAKSASVTTDLLTRALVHQKVSERLAGRLTAAELASWSRSRYEALQRGLPAEQGQRALLEEQLQRLTLSHLPATRLSDEQLVDLMTRLDEG; this is translated from the coding sequence ATGGGTATGAGACTGCTGGTGTTGCACGGGCCGAACCTGAACCTGCTGGGCGTACGCGAGGGCGGGCGCGGGCTCTCGGACCTGGATGCCGCGCTGAAGGCGCGCGCGAAGTCGCTGGGGATGGAGCTGACGCTCCTCCAGTCCAACCACGAGGGCGTGCTGTTGGACGCGCTCGCCGCCCATCGCGAGAAGGTGGACGGCATCCTCGTCAATCCGGCGGGCCTGTTCGGCTCGTACGCGCTCAAGGAGGGCCTGGAGCTGGTGGGGCTGCCCGCCATCGAGGTCATGCTGCGGCCGCCCGCGCGCGAGTCCGTGGTGGCCGAGGCGTGTGTCCTCCAGGTGCACGGGGCTGGCGGCTTCGAGCCTTACCTGGAGGCGCTGGAGACCTTCGCCAGCGGCGTCTTCACGCCCGGGAGCGCCGGGACGAGCACGTCCGCCGACGACGAGGACGACGACATCATCCGGTCCCCGAGGAAGTCGAAGGCCGCTCCCGCGAAGGCGCTGGCGCTCGCCCCGGGCAAGACGCTGGGGCGCAAGTCCTCCTCGGACGCGGCCGCCGCTCCGGAGCCCAAGGGCGGCAAGATGCTGGGCCGCAAGCCGTCCACGTCGAAGGACGCCGCGCCCGAGCCGAAGGGCGGCAAGTCGCTGTCGCTGGGGCGGGGAGCGAAGTCCGCCTCGGTGACGACGGACCTGCTCACCCGGGCGCTGGTGCACCAGAAGGTCTCCGAGCGGCTCGCGGGCCGGCTCACCGCCGCGGAGCTGGCCTCCTGGTCGCGCTCCCGCTATGAGGCCCTCCAGCGCGGACTGCCCGCGGAGCAAGGCCAGCGGGCCCTGCTCGAGGAGCAACTCCAGCGCCTCACGCTGTCCCACCTTCCCGCGACGCGGCTCTCCGATGAGCAGCTCGTGGACCTGATGACCCGGCTCGACGAAGGATGA
- the fmt gene encoding methionyl-tRNA formyltransferase, with protein sequence MSRPRIVFMGTPDFAVSSLEACFDLGDVVAVVTQPDKPKGRGNTVTAPPVKELAVARGVPVFQPAKLRTPPFVEELRRFSPDICVVTAYGRILPKDILDLPPKGCVNVHGSLLPRFRGAAPIQWSIAHGDTETGVSLMVMDEGLDTGPVLAMKRLPIGPEDTSATLYPKLAALGGEVLREFLPAYLSGALKPVPQPSEGMVLAPIIEKEEGKLDFTRPAIALERRLRAFTPWPGAFTSMGGKLVKVHRVKVADGKGAPGTVLSAGAEGIEVACGEGSLVLLDIQLEGKRVMKAAEFLTGHKLAVGSQPFGT encoded by the coding sequence ATGAGCAGACCCCGCATCGTCTTCATGGGCACGCCGGATTTCGCCGTGTCCTCGCTCGAAGCCTGTTTCGATTTGGGCGACGTCGTCGCCGTCGTCACCCAGCCGGACAAGCCCAAGGGGCGCGGCAACACGGTGACGGCGCCGCCGGTGAAGGAGCTGGCCGTCGCGCGCGGCGTGCCCGTGTTCCAGCCCGCCAAGCTGCGCACGCCTCCGTTCGTCGAGGAGCTGCGCCGCTTCTCTCCGGACATCTGCGTGGTGACGGCCTATGGCCGCATCCTCCCCAAGGACATCCTGGACCTGCCGCCCAAGGGCTGCGTCAACGTGCACGGCTCGCTGTTGCCGCGCTTCCGGGGCGCCGCGCCCATCCAGTGGTCCATCGCGCATGGGGACACGGAGACGGGCGTGTCGCTGATGGTGATGGACGAGGGGCTGGACACCGGCCCCGTGCTCGCGATGAAGCGTTTGCCCATCGGCCCCGAGGACACGAGCGCCACCCTGTACCCGAAGCTGGCCGCGCTGGGCGGCGAGGTGCTGCGCGAGTTCCTGCCGGCGTACCTGAGCGGGGCGCTGAAGCCGGTGCCCCAGCCCTCGGAGGGCATGGTGCTGGCGCCCATCATCGAGAAGGAGGAGGGGAAGCTGGACTTCACCCGTCCCGCCATCGCGCTGGAGCGGCGGCTGCGCGCCTTCACCCCGTGGCCCGGGGCGTTCACCTCGATGGGCGGCAAGCTGGTGAAGGTGCACCGCGTGAAGGTGGCGGACGGGAAGGGCGCGCCGGGCACGGTGTTGTCCGCGGGCGCGGAGGGCATCGAGGTGGCGTGTGGCGAGGGCTCGCTCGTGCTGCTGGACATCCAGTTGGAAGGCAAGCGGGTGATGAAGGCGGCGGAGTTCCTCACGGGCCACAAGCTGGCCGTGGGCAGCCAGCCGTTCGGCACCTAG
- a CDS encoding TerB family tellurite resistance protein yields the protein MTPLLNEAVAAHLGSPAPEESALRLGPGRARARAYLRRTLRASGLLYGTPADAPTALDAMPDTEFQAQALEHQLFHAVLRTLAELALELARQVGAPEGRRVEQLLVLFCVLGGELVLAEVLAEQLAQGKPVTKRQVAKVEVALRKREPTLAGDPVYGLVLHNGAQYADAQLFCRQAIDYFASGRLSREQTRRRLDFASKQKALLVEVLTGLACVDRLPGTPARRAILKQVEDLKLPAAMASELRAAVKQCFERRRSVRDVVRQVRSVDMRHFLLEQTLLAALVDGRRTRRERAFIDTLADALQVPKAELHRLELEMAEFYARHRSIVDVFTVRDAASAMGDDMVAGMQETLEKNFYRLMQEVRETGDLAVLVAKVARRQKLTEDERQRMRAQLIDVAKAIPALAIFAAPGGLLLLAALAKLLPFSLLPSAFQDDGVPDVLPDDAEDFVPEREAG from the coding sequence TTGACCCCGCTCCTCAACGAAGCGGTCGCGGCCCATCTGGGCTCGCCCGCTCCGGAGGAGAGCGCCTTGCGGTTGGGGCCGGGGCGCGCTCGGGCTCGGGCGTATCTGCGGCGCACGCTGCGCGCCAGCGGGTTGTTGTACGGCACTCCGGCGGACGCGCCCACGGCGCTGGACGCGATGCCGGACACCGAGTTCCAGGCGCAGGCGCTGGAGCATCAGCTCTTCCACGCCGTGCTGCGGACGCTGGCGGAGCTGGCGCTGGAGCTGGCGCGGCAGGTGGGCGCGCCCGAGGGGCGCCGGGTGGAGCAGCTGCTGGTGCTCTTCTGCGTGCTGGGTGGGGAGCTGGTGTTGGCGGAGGTGCTGGCGGAGCAGCTCGCCCAGGGCAAGCCGGTGACGAAGCGGCAGGTGGCCAAGGTGGAGGTGGCGCTGCGCAAGCGCGAGCCCACGTTGGCGGGCGACCCGGTGTACGGGTTGGTGCTGCACAACGGCGCGCAGTACGCGGACGCGCAGCTGTTCTGTCGGCAGGCCATCGACTACTTCGCGAGCGGGCGCTTGTCGCGGGAGCAGACGCGGCGGCGGTTGGACTTCGCGTCGAAGCAGAAGGCGCTGCTGGTGGAGGTGTTGACGGGGCTGGCGTGCGTGGACCGGTTGCCGGGGACTCCCGCGCGGCGGGCCATCCTCAAGCAGGTGGAGGACCTGAAGCTGCCGGCGGCGATGGCGTCCGAGCTGCGGGCGGCGGTGAAGCAGTGCTTCGAGCGGCGGCGCTCGGTGCGGGACGTGGTGCGCCAGGTGCGCAGCGTGGACATGCGCCACTTCCTGTTGGAGCAGACGCTGCTGGCGGCGCTGGTGGATGGGCGGCGCACGCGGCGGGAGCGGGCCTTCATCGACACGCTGGCGGACGCGCTGCAGGTGCCGAAGGCGGAGCTGCACCGGCTGGAGCTGGAGATGGCGGAGTTCTACGCGCGTCATCGCTCCATCGTGGATGTCTTCACGGTGCGGGACGCGGCCAGCGCCATGGGGGACGACATGGTGGCCGGCATGCAGGAGACGCTGGAGAAGAACTTCTACCGGCTGATGCAGGAGGTCCGCGAGACGGGGGACCTGGCGGTGCTGGTGGCGAAGGTGGCGCGGCGTCAGAAGCTGACGGAGGACGAGCGGCAGCGCATGCGCGCGCAGCTCATCGACGTGGCGAAGGCGATTCCCGCGCTGGCCATCTTCGCGGCGCCCGGTGGGTTGCTGCTGTTGGCGGCGCTGGCCAAGTTGCTGCCGTTCAGTCTGTTGCCCAGCGCGTTCCAGGATGACGGCGTGCCCGACGTGCTCCCCGACGACGCCGAGGACTTCGTCCCGGAGCGCGAGGCGGGGTGA
- a CDS encoding metal-dependent hydrolase, with translation MRNELRAVAVGALLTFGGAAVAQDAATPPAAPAPKKAEGAKPATPAGKGKVEVTWWGHAAFVVRTPGGAVIAIDPWLTNPKAPKDAPQPEALDAILLTHGHFDHVGEAKALAQKTGAKVFGSFELVNQLGLPETQAVGANAGGTFQVKDVTFHLVEAVHSSSYQADPKGTAQYAGAPLGYVLKVDKGPTLYHAGDTGAFESMSLIATQFKPTVAMLPIGGHFTMGPAEAAQAARLLKVQSIVPMHFGTFPLLQGTPDALRGELKKTRPGTKVLELEPGKSTAL, from the coding sequence ATGCGGAACGAGCTCAGGGCAGTCGCGGTGGGTGCGCTGTTGACCTTTGGTGGCGCGGCCGTGGCGCAGGACGCCGCCACGCCCCCGGCGGCCCCGGCCCCGAAGAAGGCGGAAGGCGCGAAGCCCGCGACTCCGGCGGGCAAGGGCAAGGTGGAGGTGACGTGGTGGGGCCACGCGGCCTTCGTGGTGCGCACCCCGGGCGGGGCGGTGATTGCCATCGACCCGTGGCTCACCAACCCCAAGGCGCCCAAGGACGCCCCGCAGCCGGAGGCGCTGGACGCCATCCTGCTCACCCACGGCCACTTCGACCACGTGGGCGAGGCCAAGGCGCTGGCGCAGAAGACGGGCGCCAAGGTGTTCGGCTCGTTCGAGCTGGTGAACCAGCTGGGCCTGCCGGAGACGCAGGCGGTGGGCGCCAACGCGGGCGGGACGTTCCAGGTGAAGGACGTCACGTTCCACCTGGTGGAGGCGGTGCACTCCAGCAGCTACCAGGCGGACCCCAAGGGCACCGCGCAGTACGCGGGCGCGCCGCTGGGCTACGTGCTGAAGGTCGACAAGGGGCCCACGCTGTACCACGCGGGTGACACGGGGGCGTTCGAGTCCATGTCGCTCATCGCCACCCAGTTCAAGCCCACGGTGGCGATGCTGCCCATCGGCGGGCACTTCACGATGGGGCCCGCGGAGGCGGCGCAGGCGGCGCGGCTGCTGAAGGTGCAGAGCATCGTCCCGATGCACTTCGGCACCTTCCCGCTCCTGCAGGGCACGCCCGACGCGCTGCGTGGCGAGCTGAAGAAGACGCGCCCGGGCACGAAGGTGTTGGAGCTGGAGCCGGGCAAGTCCACGGCGCTGTAG
- a CDS encoding dienelactone hydrolase family protein, which translates to MRVHQRDVEVGVAGRLLAGFLCVPERASGLVMLVGDEELAKDSPVREVLHAAGLATLGLDWRTADEEQAEDWTVREGAHVELIAHRLEVARDWLQRDDVLSLLPVGFLGMGLGAAAVLVAAAHQPRGVQAVVTLGGRPDKAGSVVAEVSVPTLVLGAGEDADRAMLARRVFDGLAPGMRKGLQLVEGASRRFEESEPRARAARMAAAWFSDCFRAVAGPGVVEWNAGAV; encoded by the coding sequence ATGCGCGTCCATCAGCGTGATGTGGAGGTCGGCGTCGCCGGACGCCTGCTCGCGGGGTTCCTCTGCGTGCCCGAGCGGGCGAGCGGCCTGGTGATGCTCGTGGGGGATGAGGAGCTGGCGAAGGACTCCCCCGTGCGCGAGGTGCTGCACGCGGCGGGGCTCGCGACGTTGGGGCTCGACTGGCGCACCGCGGACGAGGAGCAGGCGGAGGACTGGACGGTGCGCGAGGGCGCGCATGTGGAGCTCATCGCGCATCGGCTGGAGGTGGCGCGCGATTGGTTGCAGCGTGACGACGTGTTGTCGCTGTTGCCCGTGGGGTTCCTGGGGATGGGATTGGGCGCGGCCGCGGTGTTGGTGGCGGCGGCGCATCAGCCTCGAGGTGTGCAGGCGGTCGTCACGTTGGGGGGACGGCCGGACAAGGCGGGCTCGGTGGTGGCGGAGGTGAGCGTGCCCACGCTGGTGCTCGGGGCGGGGGAGGACGCGGACCGGGCGATGCTCGCGCGGCGGGTGTTCGATGGCTTGGCGCCGGGGATGCGCAAGGGGCTCCAGCTGGTGGAGGGCGCGAGCCGGAGGTTCGAGGAGTCGGAGCCACGGGCGCGCGCGGCGCGGATGGCGGCGGCGTGGTTCTCGGATTGTTTCCGCGCGGTCGCGGGGCCCGGGGTCGTCGAGTGGAACGCGGGGGCGGTGTGA
- a CDS encoding HEAT repeat domain-containing protein has protein sequence MSRPLAAWCVAAVLCFVACKSDPNTPDYWAGTLQQTRRAEDRVRLIEAMRTKTKVNESFLPMLHEALSQERKPEVKAALARAIGDVHHASSVEALSAAIDPAAGDMSSQLANKAMVTALGAIGDVRAVPALVPLLRAKDTYARIEAIQVLGSMKAKEAVEPLIVLATDEGVEPFLNKKAIEALGHIGDGRAAPALIRMLTKERKGKSFYVESSFALFQLGQPAADALLPALEGRDAELLAWAKTNGVNPASYPMKAATVLGDLREKRAVEPLLKLLSFSHSDVQIQSLVRMQAADALGRLRATEAVKPLTTLVLETDPTVRDAYVKALVRLGGRDALPSLEKAASTGDWYAREVAVKGLAMLGDAREQPLLQKLATGEPARTAADCKATQEEGCEDAAGLGKKRADAITAHAALLEAGQACTGNAGCWVQRMDKATKPMLERAALEVGRAGSAEHAPALAAKLTERDTEVRLALILAMGWLVDGSQDAAKKVRETSLPDLRKQLQAEQGVTHYASVNEDLRRLLARIERT, from the coding sequence ATGAGCCGCCCCCTCGCAGCGTGGTGTGTTGCCGCCGTTCTCTGTTTTGTCGCCTGTAAGTCGGATCCGAACACGCCCGACTACTGGGCGGGGACGCTCCAACAGACGCGGCGAGCCGAGGACCGCGTGCGCCTCATCGAGGCGATGCGGACGAAGACCAAGGTCAACGAGAGCTTCCTGCCCATGCTGCACGAGGCGCTCTCGCAGGAGCGCAAGCCCGAGGTGAAGGCGGCGCTGGCTCGCGCGATTGGCGACGTGCACCACGCCTCGTCGGTGGAGGCGCTGTCGGCGGCCATCGACCCGGCGGCGGGTGACATGTCCTCGCAGCTGGCGAACAAGGCGATGGTGACGGCGCTGGGCGCCATCGGCGACGTGCGCGCCGTGCCCGCGCTGGTGCCGCTGCTGAGGGCCAAGGACACGTACGCGCGCATCGAGGCCATCCAGGTCCTGGGGAGCATGAAGGCGAAGGAGGCGGTGGAGCCTCTCATCGTCCTGGCCACGGACGAGGGCGTGGAGCCATTCCTCAACAAGAAGGCCATCGAGGCGCTGGGCCACATCGGTGACGGGCGCGCGGCGCCGGCGCTCATCCGGATGCTGACCAAGGAGCGCAAGGGCAAGTCCTTCTACGTGGAGAGCAGCTTCGCGCTGTTCCAGCTGGGCCAGCCCGCGGCGGACGCGCTGCTGCCCGCGCTGGAGGGGCGTGACGCGGAGCTGCTCGCGTGGGCGAAGACGAACGGCGTCAACCCGGCCAGCTACCCGATGAAGGCGGCGACGGTGCTCGGTGACCTGCGCGAGAAGCGCGCGGTGGAGCCGCTGCTCAAGCTGCTGTCGTTCTCGCACTCGGACGTGCAGATTCAGTCGTTGGTGCGGATGCAGGCGGCGGACGCGCTGGGCCGCCTGCGGGCGACGGAGGCGGTGAAGCCGCTGACGACGCTGGTGCTGGAGACGGACCCGACGGTGCGCGACGCGTACGTGAAGGCGCTGGTGCGGCTGGGCGGTCGCGACGCGCTGCCCTCGCTGGAGAAGGCCGCGAGCACCGGCGACTGGTACGCGCGCGAGGTGGCGGTGAAGGGGCTGGCGATGTTGGGTGACGCGCGTGAGCAGCCCCTCCTCCAGAAGCTGGCCACCGGCGAGCCCGCGCGCACCGCGGCCGACTGCAAGGCCACGCAGGAGGAAGGCTGCGAGGACGCGGCGGGGCTGGGCAAGAAGCGCGCGGACGCAATCACCGCGCACGCGGCGTTGTTGGAGGCGGGACAGGCGTGCACGGGCAACGCGGGCTGCTGGGTGCAGCGCATGGACAAGGCGACCAAGCCGATGCTGGAGCGCGCCGCGCTGGAGGTGGGGCGCGCGGGCTCGGCGGAGCACGCGCCGGCGCTCGCCGCGAAGCTGACCGAGCGCGACACCGAGGTGCGCCTGGCGCTCATCCTCGCCATGGGGTGGCTGGTGGATGGCTCGCAGGACGCGGCGAAGAAGGTCCGCGAGACGTCGCTGCCGGACCTGCGCAAGCAGCTCCAGGCCGAGCAGGGCGTCACGCATTACGCCAGCGTCAACGAGGACCTGCGTCGACTGCTGGCGCGCATCGAGCGGACCTGA
- a CDS encoding signal protein, whose amino-acid sequence MSDDTHKATRPSYTRRTYLLDREFQLKYILLLAGIGAGSVAVFGALTHRLHATSVDTGVGAGDSILWLTVLGSVGLGALLGLFGLLFTHRVAGPVHVMSLYVAALAAGRYPRLRPLRKKDELKRFFDRFSEAVDRIRQREADEAHALEGALAALKPVATTPEAREALETLSALCTRKRQAVDNPTASTFKSVA is encoded by the coding sequence ATGTCCGACGACACTCACAAGGCGACGCGCCCGAGCTACACCCGACGGACCTACCTGCTCGACCGCGAATTCCAGCTCAAGTACATCCTTCTGCTGGCTGGCATCGGTGCGGGCAGCGTGGCGGTGTTCGGAGCCCTGACGCATCGGCTCCATGCCACCTCGGTGGACACAGGTGTGGGCGCGGGTGACTCCATCCTGTGGCTCACCGTGTTGGGCTCGGTCGGGTTGGGGGCGCTGCTGGGCCTGTTCGGCCTGCTCTTCACCCATCGGGTGGCGGGCCCCGTCCACGTGATGAGCCTGTATGTCGCCGCGCTGGCCGCCGGGCGCTATCCCCGGCTGCGGCCCCTGCGCAAGAAGGACGAACTGAAGCGCTTCTTCGACCGTTTCAGCGAGGCGGTGGACCGCATCCGCCAGCGCGAGGCGGACGAGGCGCACGCCCTGGAGGGCGCCCTGGCCGCGTTGAAGCCGGTGGCCACCACCCCCGAGGCGCGCGAGGCGCTGGAAACCCTGTCCGCGCTGTGCACGCGCAAGCGTCAAGCAGTGGACAATCCCACCGCGAGCACCTTCAAGTCCGTGGCTTGA
- a CDS encoding FUSC family protein codes for MNVFRRHLESFVRVEPVRPALGAGLRAALAVGLPMVVAATQHLPAVTWVGMAGLFVTLVDRGGPYRARAVTMGAMTLLGAVMGLVSALQLPDWADVLLTLVWVTACGFARSYGDTPGLMGVVLANYTVVSLALPAQGLSDALSRSGLFILGGLWAMMLALVLWPLRPYRPARLAISRCYRALASRAEEVGRWPLDGPPPPANLVEVVDWESRVRMSLEDARSVLASTRRTRAGESNRGEHLLVLLEGADALLAMLVALPETLELAPREPRFHALRAEIQRALADHSRDLLHIARALEQEKRDVEPSVWSTDRVRRALASLVTEADLPDSARAAYSHAETLLVRLREYSEALLEVANHLEDGGPVESDLPMGPPPASARSRPLLEPLRDNWSTDSVIFRHAIRLGITAALATALVRGLGLNHGYWVIITVIVVLQPYSGMTFERGVQRAAGTLLGGALAAGLVALVRDPVVLLGAIMAFFAVAIAVKPMSLAAFQVLLAPALVLLAEIQTGDWELAGVRVINTLLGGVLALVGAWLLWPSPEHSRFPEEVANALRADRDYLLSVASARSDEEPQVREARRKLGLQLLSAEASFQRLLSEWRGSSRQLEPAMALLAYARRFGSAVTALAASRQGRKDLAPVIGYAGNVLEDLALAVEHRRAPSPLPRSAAQESLDVLSRTQMDRLVRQLTVLHKATVRAAPQLTG; via the coding sequence ATGAATGTGTTCCGGCGCCACTTGGAGTCGTTCGTCCGGGTGGAGCCCGTGCGTCCCGCGCTCGGAGCGGGGTTGCGCGCGGCGCTCGCCGTGGGCCTGCCCATGGTGGTCGCCGCCACCCAGCATCTGCCCGCCGTGACGTGGGTGGGCATGGCCGGCCTCTTCGTCACGCTCGTGGACCGCGGCGGTCCCTACCGCGCCAGGGCCGTCACCATGGGCGCGATGACGCTCCTGGGGGCGGTGATGGGGCTCGTCTCCGCGCTGCAGCTCCCCGACTGGGCGGATGTCCTGCTCACCCTCGTCTGGGTGACGGCGTGCGGCTTCGCGCGCTCCTATGGTGACACCCCCGGACTGATGGGCGTGGTGCTCGCCAACTACACGGTCGTCTCACTGGCGCTGCCCGCGCAGGGCCTCTCCGACGCGCTGTCCCGCTCCGGGTTGTTCATCCTCGGGGGTCTGTGGGCGATGATGCTCGCGCTGGTGCTCTGGCCGCTGCGCCCCTATCGACCCGCGCGCCTCGCCATCTCCCGCTGCTACCGCGCGTTGGCCTCTCGCGCCGAGGAGGTCGGACGCTGGCCACTCGATGGCCCGCCTCCACCCGCCAACCTCGTGGAGGTGGTCGACTGGGAGTCCCGCGTGCGCATGTCCCTCGAGGACGCGCGAAGCGTGCTGGCCTCCACCCGCCGCACCCGCGCGGGCGAGAGCAACCGGGGCGAGCACCTGCTCGTGTTGCTCGAAGGCGCGGACGCGCTGCTCGCGATGTTGGTCGCGCTGCCGGAGACGCTGGAACTCGCGCCCCGAGAGCCTCGCTTCCATGCCCTGCGCGCGGAGATTCAGCGAGCGCTCGCGGACCACTCGCGAGACCTCCTGCACATCGCCCGCGCGCTGGAACAGGAGAAGCGCGACGTGGAGCCCTCGGTCTGGAGCACGGACCGCGTCCGGCGCGCGCTCGCATCCCTCGTCACCGAGGCAGACCTGCCCGACTCCGCGCGCGCCGCGTACTCGCATGCGGAGACCCTGCTGGTCCGTCTGCGCGAATACTCGGAGGCCCTGCTGGAGGTCGCCAACCACCTGGAGGACGGTGGCCCCGTCGAGTCCGACCTGCCCATGGGACCACCTCCCGCGTCGGCGCGAAGCCGTCCCTTGCTCGAGCCCCTGCGCGACAACTGGAGCACCGACTCCGTCATCTTCCGCCACGCCATTCGCCTGGGCATCACCGCCGCGCTCGCCACCGCGCTCGTGCGGGGCCTCGGCTTGAATCACGGTTACTGGGTCATCATCACCGTCATCGTCGTGCTCCAGCCCTACTCGGGGATGACCTTCGAGCGCGGTGTGCAGCGCGCGGCGGGCACGCTGCTCGGCGGCGCGCTGGCGGCGGGATTGGTGGCGCTCGTGAGAGACCCCGTGGTGCTGCTCGGCGCCATCATGGCGTTCTTCGCCGTGGCCATCGCCGTGAAGCCCATGAGCCTCGCGGCCTTCCAGGTGCTGCTCGCGCCCGCGCTGGTGCTGCTCGCGGAGATTCAGACCGGGGACTGGGAGCTCGCCGGAGTGCGCGTCATCAACACGCTGCTCGGCGGCGTGCTGGCATTGGTGGGCGCGTGGCTCTTGTGGCCCAGCCCCGAGCACTCACGCTTCCCGGAGGAGGTCGCCAACGCACTGCGCGCCGACCGCGACTATCTCTTGAGCGTGGCCTCCGCGCGCTCGGACGAGGAGCCCCAGGTGCGCGAGGCGCGGCGAAAGCTGGGCCTCCAGTTGCTGTCCGCGGAGGCCTCCTTCCAGCGGCTGCTCTCCGAGTGGCGCGGCTCCTCGCGACAGCTCGAACCCGCGATGGCGCTGCTCGCGTATGCCCGGCGCTTCGGCTCGGCCGTGACGGCGCTGGCCGCCAGTCGGCAGGGGCGCAAGGACCTGGCGCCCGTCATCGGCTACGCGGGCAATGTGCTCGAGGACCTGGCGCTCGCCGTGGAGCACCGCCGCGCGCCGTCTCCGCTGCCCCGGTCCGCGGCGCAGGAGAGCCTGGACGTGCTCTCCCGCACCCAGATGGACCGGCTGGTGCGTCAGCTCACCGTGCTCCACAAGGCCACGGTGCGCGCGGCGCCCCAGCTCACGGGGTGA